A genomic region of Branchiostoma lanceolatum isolate klBraLanc5 chromosome 4, klBraLanc5.hap2, whole genome shotgun sequence contains the following coding sequences:
- the LOC136433786 gene encoding serine/threonine-protein phosphatase 2A 56 kDa regulatory subunit gamma isoform-like isoform X2, with translation MKISTAPLPQYYLSTPDVARAQVRRHVPRIVPHCARADRPSGIKLRGCTLERRKGTTTTQVMPNKTKKEKAPSKNAVGAKNSGKEGGENSEELTKIKLTGGQQHVVKKDKRQSSSRFNISKNRELQKLPALKDARPEEREDLFVQKLRQCCVVFDFVNDPLSDLKWKEVKRAALNEMVEYVTHNRGVITEAVYPEAVNMFSINVFRTLPPTSNPNGAEFDPEEDEPTLEAAWPHLQIVYEFFLRFLESPDFQPNTAKKYIDQKFVLQLLDLFDSEDPRERDFLKTTLHRIYGKFLGLRAYIRKQINNIFYRFIYETEHHNGIAELLEVLGSIINGFALPLKEEHKVFLLKVLLPLHKVKSLSVYHPQLAYCVVQFLEKDASLTEPVIMGLLKFWPKVHSPKEVMFLNELEEILDVIEPSEFQKVMVPLFRQLAGCVSSPHFQVAERALYYWNNEYIMSLISDNAQVILPIMFPALYKNSKTHWNKTIHGLIYNALKLFMEMNQKLFDDCTQRYKAERQKEKEKVREREEAWDRIEHIAQTNPMCDGYLENSRLPHSPGSSGSVAMETDAKDDAELSLDKMNERGQAGVSRGRDLKKMLPRRKSELPHDSLTLRALSDHKRADDYLTTSPETS, from the exons ATGAAGATTTCCACAGCACCGCTGCCGCAGTACTATCTCAGCACACCAGATGTCGCTCGTGCACAGGTCCGGCGTCACGTGCCGCGGATCGTGCCCCACTGCGCGCGCGCGGACCGTCCTAGTGGTATCAAATTACGAGGGTGCACACTAGAGCGGAGGAAGGGCACCACAACTACACAAGTCATGCCCAATAAAACCAAGAAGGAGAAG GCTCCTTCCAAGAATGCCGTTGGGGCGAAGAATTCCGGAAAAGAAGGAGGGGAGAACTCTGAGGAG CTCACCAAAATCAAGCTGACCGGCGGACAGCAACATGTGGTCAAGAAGGACAAGCGACAGAGCTCGTCCAGGTTCAACATCAGCAAGAACAGGGAGCTACAGAAGCTGCCTGCGCTCAAGG ACGCGAGACCAGAGGAGCGCGAGGACCTGTTTGTGCAGAAGCTGCGGCAGTGCTGCGTCGTCTTCGACTTCGTGAACGACCCCCTGAGCGACCTGAAATGGAAGGAGGTGAAGAGAGCGGCGCTGAACGAGATGGTGGAGTATGTGACCCACAACAGGGGCGTCATCACGGAGGCCGTGTACCCAGAGGCAGTCAATATG TTCTCAATAAACGTGTTCCGCACGTTGCCGCCTACATCCAACCCCAACGGAGCCGAGTTTGACCCAGAGGAAGACGAACCAACGCTAGAGGCTGCGTGGCCACATTTACAG ATCGTTTATGAGTTCTTTCTGAGGTTCCTGGAGTCCCCCGACTTCCAACCAAACACAGCCAAGAAGTACATAGACCAGAAGTTTGTTTTACAG CTGCTGGACCTATTCGACAGTGAAGATCCTCGGGAGCGGGATTTCTTGAAAACGACGCTGCATCGCATCTACGGCAAATTCCTCGGGCTCAGGGCTTACATCAGAAAACAGATCAATAACATATTTTATAG GTTTATATATGAAACAGAACACCACAACGGCATAGCAGAACTTCTAGAGGTCTTGGGAAG TATAATCAATGGGTTTGCGCTGCCGCTGAAGGAGGAACATAAGGTGTTCTTACTGAAGGTCCTGCTGCCCCTCCACAAGGTCAAGTCTCTCAGCGTCTACCATCCCCAGCTGGCCTACTGTGTAGTCCAGTTCCTAGAGAAGGATGCTAGTCTTACAGAACCA GTAATAATGGGACTACTAAAGTTCTGGCCAAAGGTCCATAGTCCAAAAGAG GTAATGTTCCTGAATGAATTAGAGGAAATCCTAGACGTGATTGAGCCCTCTGAGTTCCAGAAGGTTATGGTCCCCCTCTTCAGACAGCTGGCAGGGTGTGTCTCCAGTCCACATTTCCAG GTAGCAGAACGGGCGTTGTATTACTGGAACAACGAGTACATAATGAGTTTGATCAGTGACAACGCTCAGGTCATACTTCCCATCATGTTCCCAGCTCTCTACAAGAACTCCAAAACGCACTGGAACAA GACAATCCATGGCCTGATCTACAATGCTTTAAAGCTGTTTATGGAGATGAACCAGAAGTTGTTTGACGACTGTACCCAACGGTACAAAGCTGAGAGACAAAA agaaaaagaaaaggttAGGGAAAGAGAAGAGGCTTGGGATAGGATAGAACACATAGCTCAGACCAACCCTATG TGCGACGGGTATCTTGAAAACTCTAGGCTACCGCATTCCCCTGGCAGCAGCGggtccgttgccatggaaacagacGCCAAGGACGATGCGGAGCTGTCCttagacaaaatgaatgaaagagGACAG GCTGGAGTCAGTAGGGGTAGAGATTTGAAGAAGATGCTGCCACGCCGGAAGTCGGAGCTCCCCCATGACTCCCTGACCCTGCGAGCTTTGTCCGATCACAAACGTGCCGACGATTACCTCACTACCTCCCCCGAAACCAGCTGA
- the LOC136433786 gene encoding serine/threonine-protein phosphatase 2A 56 kDa regulatory subunit gamma isoform-like isoform X3, which produces MKISTAPLPQYYLSTPDVARAQVRRHVPRIVPHCARADRPSGIKLRGCTLERRKGTTTTQVMPNKTKKEKAPSKNAVGAKNSGKEGGENSEEANRNRAATNNVPPPTQLTKIKLTGGQQHVVKKDKRQSSSRFNISKNRELQKLPALKDARPEEREDLFVQKLRQCCVVFDFVNDPLSDLKWKEVKRAALNEMVEYVTHNRGVITEAVYPEAVNMFSINVFRTLPPTSNPNGAEFDPEEDEPTLEAAWPHLQIVYEFFLRFLESPDFQPNTAKKYIDQKFVLQLLDLFDSEDPRERDFLKTTLHRIYGKFLGLRAYIRKQINNIFYRFIYETEHHNGIAELLEVLGSIINGFALPLKEEHKVFLLKVLLPLHKVKSLSVYHPQLAYCVVQFLEKDASLTEPVIMGLLKFWPKVHSPKEVMFLNELEEILDVIEPSEFQKVMVPLFRQLAGCVSSPHFQVAERALYYWNNEYIMSLISDNAQVILPIMFPALYKNSKTHWNKTIHGLIYNALKLFMEMNQKLFDDCTQRYKAERQKEKEKVREREEAWDRIEHIAQTNPMCDGYLENSRLPHSPGSSGSVAMETDAKDDAELSLDKMNERGQKNNVGRHRLSGWSQ; this is translated from the exons ATGAAGATTTCCACAGCACCGCTGCCGCAGTACTATCTCAGCACACCAGATGTCGCTCGTGCACAGGTCCGGCGTCACGTGCCGCGGATCGTGCCCCACTGCGCGCGCGCGGACCGTCCTAGTGGTATCAAATTACGAGGGTGCACACTAGAGCGGAGGAAGGGCACCACAACTACACAAGTCATGCCCAATAAAACCAAGAAGGAGAAG GCTCCTTCCAAGAATGCCGTTGGGGCGAAGAATTCCGGAAAAGAAGGAGGGGAGAACTCTGAGGAG GCTAACAGAAACCGTGCGGCGACCAACAACGTCCCCCCTCCCACCCAGCTCACCAAAATCAAGCTGACCGGCGGACAGCAACATGTGGTCAAGAAGGACAAGCGACAGAGCTCGTCCAGGTTCAACATCAGCAAGAACAGGGAGCTACAGAAGCTGCCTGCGCTCAAGG ACGCGAGACCAGAGGAGCGCGAGGACCTGTTTGTGCAGAAGCTGCGGCAGTGCTGCGTCGTCTTCGACTTCGTGAACGACCCCCTGAGCGACCTGAAATGGAAGGAGGTGAAGAGAGCGGCGCTGAACGAGATGGTGGAGTATGTGACCCACAACAGGGGCGTCATCACGGAGGCCGTGTACCCAGAGGCAGTCAATATG TTCTCAATAAACGTGTTCCGCACGTTGCCGCCTACATCCAACCCCAACGGAGCCGAGTTTGACCCAGAGGAAGACGAACCAACGCTAGAGGCTGCGTGGCCACATTTACAG ATCGTTTATGAGTTCTTTCTGAGGTTCCTGGAGTCCCCCGACTTCCAACCAAACACAGCCAAGAAGTACATAGACCAGAAGTTTGTTTTACAG CTGCTGGACCTATTCGACAGTGAAGATCCTCGGGAGCGGGATTTCTTGAAAACGACGCTGCATCGCATCTACGGCAAATTCCTCGGGCTCAGGGCTTACATCAGAAAACAGATCAATAACATATTTTATAG GTTTATATATGAAACAGAACACCACAACGGCATAGCAGAACTTCTAGAGGTCTTGGGAAG TATAATCAATGGGTTTGCGCTGCCGCTGAAGGAGGAACATAAGGTGTTCTTACTGAAGGTCCTGCTGCCCCTCCACAAGGTCAAGTCTCTCAGCGTCTACCATCCCCAGCTGGCCTACTGTGTAGTCCAGTTCCTAGAGAAGGATGCTAGTCTTACAGAACCA GTAATAATGGGACTACTAAAGTTCTGGCCAAAGGTCCATAGTCCAAAAGAG GTAATGTTCCTGAATGAATTAGAGGAAATCCTAGACGTGATTGAGCCCTCTGAGTTCCAGAAGGTTATGGTCCCCCTCTTCAGACAGCTGGCAGGGTGTGTCTCCAGTCCACATTTCCAG GTAGCAGAACGGGCGTTGTATTACTGGAACAACGAGTACATAATGAGTTTGATCAGTGACAACGCTCAGGTCATACTTCCCATCATGTTCCCAGCTCTCTACAAGAACTCCAAAACGCACTGGAACAA GACAATCCATGGCCTGATCTACAATGCTTTAAAGCTGTTTATGGAGATGAACCAGAAGTTGTTTGACGACTGTACCCAACGGTACAAAGCTGAGAGACAAAA agaaaaagaaaaggttAGGGAAAGAGAAGAGGCTTGGGATAGGATAGAACACATAGCTCAGACCAACCCTATG TGCGACGGGTATCTTGAAAACTCTAGGCTACCGCATTCCCCTGGCAGCAGCGggtccgttgccatggaaacagacGCCAAGGACGATGCGGAGCTGTCCttagacaaaatgaatgaaagagGACAG AAGAACAATGTTGGGCGTCATCGGTTATCGG GCTGGAGTCAGTAG
- the LOC136433786 gene encoding serine/threonine-protein phosphatase 2A 56 kDa regulatory subunit delta isoform-like isoform X5, which yields MKISTAPLPQYYLSTPDVARAQVRRHVPRIVPHCARADRPSGIKLRGCTLERRKGTTTTQVMPNKTKKEKAPSKNAVGAKNSGKEGGENSEEANRNRAATNNVPPPTQLTKIKLTGGQQHVVKKDKRQSSSRFNISKNRELQKLPALKDARPEEREDLFVQKLRQCCVVFDFVNDPLSDLKWKEVKRAALNEMVEYVTHNRGVITEAVYPEAVNMFSINVFRTLPPTSNPNGAEFDPEEDEPTLEAAWPHLQIVYEFFLRFLESPDFQPNTAKKYIDQKFVLQLLDLFDSEDPRERDFLKTTLHRIYGKFLGLRAYIRKQINNIFYRFIYETEHHNGIAELLEVLGSIINGFALPLKEEHKVFLLKVLLPLHKVKSLSVYHPQLAYCVVQFLEKDASLTEPVIMGLLKFWPKVHSPKEVMFLNELEEILDVIEPSEFQKVMVPLFRQLAGCVSSPHFQVAERALYYWNNEYIMSLISDNAQVILPIMFPALYKNSKTHWNKTIHGLIYNALKLFMEMNQKLFDDCTQRYKAERQKEKEKVREREEAWDRIEHIAQTNPMKNNVGRHRLSGWSQ from the exons ATGAAGATTTCCACAGCACCGCTGCCGCAGTACTATCTCAGCACACCAGATGTCGCTCGTGCACAGGTCCGGCGTCACGTGCCGCGGATCGTGCCCCACTGCGCGCGCGCGGACCGTCCTAGTGGTATCAAATTACGAGGGTGCACACTAGAGCGGAGGAAGGGCACCACAACTACACAAGTCATGCCCAATAAAACCAAGAAGGAGAAG GCTCCTTCCAAGAATGCCGTTGGGGCGAAGAATTCCGGAAAAGAAGGAGGGGAGAACTCTGAGGAG GCTAACAGAAACCGTGCGGCGACCAACAACGTCCCCCCTCCCACCCAGCTCACCAAAATCAAGCTGACCGGCGGACAGCAACATGTGGTCAAGAAGGACAAGCGACAGAGCTCGTCCAGGTTCAACATCAGCAAGAACAGGGAGCTACAGAAGCTGCCTGCGCTCAAGG ACGCGAGACCAGAGGAGCGCGAGGACCTGTTTGTGCAGAAGCTGCGGCAGTGCTGCGTCGTCTTCGACTTCGTGAACGACCCCCTGAGCGACCTGAAATGGAAGGAGGTGAAGAGAGCGGCGCTGAACGAGATGGTGGAGTATGTGACCCACAACAGGGGCGTCATCACGGAGGCCGTGTACCCAGAGGCAGTCAATATG TTCTCAATAAACGTGTTCCGCACGTTGCCGCCTACATCCAACCCCAACGGAGCCGAGTTTGACCCAGAGGAAGACGAACCAACGCTAGAGGCTGCGTGGCCACATTTACAG ATCGTTTATGAGTTCTTTCTGAGGTTCCTGGAGTCCCCCGACTTCCAACCAAACACAGCCAAGAAGTACATAGACCAGAAGTTTGTTTTACAG CTGCTGGACCTATTCGACAGTGAAGATCCTCGGGAGCGGGATTTCTTGAAAACGACGCTGCATCGCATCTACGGCAAATTCCTCGGGCTCAGGGCTTACATCAGAAAACAGATCAATAACATATTTTATAG GTTTATATATGAAACAGAACACCACAACGGCATAGCAGAACTTCTAGAGGTCTTGGGAAG TATAATCAATGGGTTTGCGCTGCCGCTGAAGGAGGAACATAAGGTGTTCTTACTGAAGGTCCTGCTGCCCCTCCACAAGGTCAAGTCTCTCAGCGTCTACCATCCCCAGCTGGCCTACTGTGTAGTCCAGTTCCTAGAGAAGGATGCTAGTCTTACAGAACCA GTAATAATGGGACTACTAAAGTTCTGGCCAAAGGTCCATAGTCCAAAAGAG GTAATGTTCCTGAATGAATTAGAGGAAATCCTAGACGTGATTGAGCCCTCTGAGTTCCAGAAGGTTATGGTCCCCCTCTTCAGACAGCTGGCAGGGTGTGTCTCCAGTCCACATTTCCAG GTAGCAGAACGGGCGTTGTATTACTGGAACAACGAGTACATAATGAGTTTGATCAGTGACAACGCTCAGGTCATACTTCCCATCATGTTCCCAGCTCTCTACAAGAACTCCAAAACGCACTGGAACAA GACAATCCATGGCCTGATCTACAATGCTTTAAAGCTGTTTATGGAGATGAACCAGAAGTTGTTTGACGACTGTACCCAACGGTACAAAGCTGAGAGACAAAA agaaaaagaaaaggttAGGGAAAGAGAAGAGGCTTGGGATAGGATAGAACACATAGCTCAGACCAACCCTATG AAGAACAATGTTGGGCGTCATCGGTTATCGG GCTGGAGTCAGTAG
- the LOC136433786 gene encoding serine/threonine-protein phosphatase 2A 56 kDa regulatory subunit gamma isoform-like isoform X1, whose protein sequence is MKISTAPLPQYYLSTPDVARAQVRRHVPRIVPHCARADRPSGIKLRGCTLERRKGTTTTQVMPNKTKKEKAPSKNAVGAKNSGKEGGENSEEANRNRAATNNVPPPTQLTKIKLTGGQQHVVKKDKRQSSSRFNISKNRELQKLPALKDARPEEREDLFVQKLRQCCVVFDFVNDPLSDLKWKEVKRAALNEMVEYVTHNRGVITEAVYPEAVNMFSINVFRTLPPTSNPNGAEFDPEEDEPTLEAAWPHLQIVYEFFLRFLESPDFQPNTAKKYIDQKFVLQLLDLFDSEDPRERDFLKTTLHRIYGKFLGLRAYIRKQINNIFYRFIYETEHHNGIAELLEVLGSIINGFALPLKEEHKVFLLKVLLPLHKVKSLSVYHPQLAYCVVQFLEKDASLTEPVIMGLLKFWPKVHSPKEVMFLNELEEILDVIEPSEFQKVMVPLFRQLAGCVSSPHFQVAERALYYWNNEYIMSLISDNAQVILPIMFPALYKNSKTHWNKTIHGLIYNALKLFMEMNQKLFDDCTQRYKAERQKEKEKVREREEAWDRIEHIAQTNPMCDGYLENSRLPHSPGSSGSVAMETDAKDDAELSLDKMNERGQAGVSRGRDLKKMLPRRKSELPHDSLTLRALSDHKRADDYLTTSPETS, encoded by the exons ATGAAGATTTCCACAGCACCGCTGCCGCAGTACTATCTCAGCACACCAGATGTCGCTCGTGCACAGGTCCGGCGTCACGTGCCGCGGATCGTGCCCCACTGCGCGCGCGCGGACCGTCCTAGTGGTATCAAATTACGAGGGTGCACACTAGAGCGGAGGAAGGGCACCACAACTACACAAGTCATGCCCAATAAAACCAAGAAGGAGAAG GCTCCTTCCAAGAATGCCGTTGGGGCGAAGAATTCCGGAAAAGAAGGAGGGGAGAACTCTGAGGAG GCTAACAGAAACCGTGCGGCGACCAACAACGTCCCCCCTCCCACCCAGCTCACCAAAATCAAGCTGACCGGCGGACAGCAACATGTGGTCAAGAAGGACAAGCGACAGAGCTCGTCCAGGTTCAACATCAGCAAGAACAGGGAGCTACAGAAGCTGCCTGCGCTCAAGG ACGCGAGACCAGAGGAGCGCGAGGACCTGTTTGTGCAGAAGCTGCGGCAGTGCTGCGTCGTCTTCGACTTCGTGAACGACCCCCTGAGCGACCTGAAATGGAAGGAGGTGAAGAGAGCGGCGCTGAACGAGATGGTGGAGTATGTGACCCACAACAGGGGCGTCATCACGGAGGCCGTGTACCCAGAGGCAGTCAATATG TTCTCAATAAACGTGTTCCGCACGTTGCCGCCTACATCCAACCCCAACGGAGCCGAGTTTGACCCAGAGGAAGACGAACCAACGCTAGAGGCTGCGTGGCCACATTTACAG ATCGTTTATGAGTTCTTTCTGAGGTTCCTGGAGTCCCCCGACTTCCAACCAAACACAGCCAAGAAGTACATAGACCAGAAGTTTGTTTTACAG CTGCTGGACCTATTCGACAGTGAAGATCCTCGGGAGCGGGATTTCTTGAAAACGACGCTGCATCGCATCTACGGCAAATTCCTCGGGCTCAGGGCTTACATCAGAAAACAGATCAATAACATATTTTATAG GTTTATATATGAAACAGAACACCACAACGGCATAGCAGAACTTCTAGAGGTCTTGGGAAG TATAATCAATGGGTTTGCGCTGCCGCTGAAGGAGGAACATAAGGTGTTCTTACTGAAGGTCCTGCTGCCCCTCCACAAGGTCAAGTCTCTCAGCGTCTACCATCCCCAGCTGGCCTACTGTGTAGTCCAGTTCCTAGAGAAGGATGCTAGTCTTACAGAACCA GTAATAATGGGACTACTAAAGTTCTGGCCAAAGGTCCATAGTCCAAAAGAG GTAATGTTCCTGAATGAATTAGAGGAAATCCTAGACGTGATTGAGCCCTCTGAGTTCCAGAAGGTTATGGTCCCCCTCTTCAGACAGCTGGCAGGGTGTGTCTCCAGTCCACATTTCCAG GTAGCAGAACGGGCGTTGTATTACTGGAACAACGAGTACATAATGAGTTTGATCAGTGACAACGCTCAGGTCATACTTCCCATCATGTTCCCAGCTCTCTACAAGAACTCCAAAACGCACTGGAACAA GACAATCCATGGCCTGATCTACAATGCTTTAAAGCTGTTTATGGAGATGAACCAGAAGTTGTTTGACGACTGTACCCAACGGTACAAAGCTGAGAGACAAAA agaaaaagaaaaggttAGGGAAAGAGAAGAGGCTTGGGATAGGATAGAACACATAGCTCAGACCAACCCTATG TGCGACGGGTATCTTGAAAACTCTAGGCTACCGCATTCCCCTGGCAGCAGCGggtccgttgccatggaaacagacGCCAAGGACGATGCGGAGCTGTCCttagacaaaatgaatgaaagagGACAG GCTGGAGTCAGTAGGGGTAGAGATTTGAAGAAGATGCTGCCACGCCGGAAGTCGGAGCTCCCCCATGACTCCCTGACCCTGCGAGCTTTGTCCGATCACAAACGTGCCGACGATTACCTCACTACCTCCCCCGAAACCAGCTGA
- the LOC136433786 gene encoding serine/threonine-protein phosphatase 2A 56 kDa regulatory subunit gamma isoform-like isoform X4, whose protein sequence is MKISTAPLPQYYLSTPDVARAQVRRHVPRIVPHCARADRPSGIKLRGCTLERRKGTTTTQVMPNKTKKEKAPSKNAVGAKNSGKEGGENSEEANRNRAATNNVPPPTQLTKIKLTGGQQHVVKKDKRQSSSRFNISKNRELQKLPALKDARPEEREDLFVQKLRQCCVVFDFVNDPLSDLKWKEVKRAALNEMVEYVTHNRGVITEAVYPEAVNMFSINVFRTLPPTSNPNGAEFDPEEDEPTLEAAWPHLQIVYEFFLRFLESPDFQPNTAKKYIDQKFVLQLLDLFDSEDPRERDFLKTTLHRIYGKFLGLRAYIRKQINNIFYRFIYETEHHNGIAELLEVLGSIINGFALPLKEEHKVFLLKVLLPLHKVKSLSVYHPQLAYCVVQFLEKDASLTEPVIMGLLKFWPKVHSPKEVMFLNELEEILDVIEPSEFQKVMVPLFRQLAGCVSSPHFQVAERALYYWNNEYIMSLISDNAQVILPIMFPALYKNSKTHWNKTIHGLIYNALKLFMEMNQKLFDDCTQRYKAERQKEKEKVREREEAWDRIEHIAQTNPMAGVSRGRDLKKMLPRRKSELPHDSLTLRALSDHKRADDYLTTSPETS, encoded by the exons ATGAAGATTTCCACAGCACCGCTGCCGCAGTACTATCTCAGCACACCAGATGTCGCTCGTGCACAGGTCCGGCGTCACGTGCCGCGGATCGTGCCCCACTGCGCGCGCGCGGACCGTCCTAGTGGTATCAAATTACGAGGGTGCACACTAGAGCGGAGGAAGGGCACCACAACTACACAAGTCATGCCCAATAAAACCAAGAAGGAGAAG GCTCCTTCCAAGAATGCCGTTGGGGCGAAGAATTCCGGAAAAGAAGGAGGGGAGAACTCTGAGGAG GCTAACAGAAACCGTGCGGCGACCAACAACGTCCCCCCTCCCACCCAGCTCACCAAAATCAAGCTGACCGGCGGACAGCAACATGTGGTCAAGAAGGACAAGCGACAGAGCTCGTCCAGGTTCAACATCAGCAAGAACAGGGAGCTACAGAAGCTGCCTGCGCTCAAGG ACGCGAGACCAGAGGAGCGCGAGGACCTGTTTGTGCAGAAGCTGCGGCAGTGCTGCGTCGTCTTCGACTTCGTGAACGACCCCCTGAGCGACCTGAAATGGAAGGAGGTGAAGAGAGCGGCGCTGAACGAGATGGTGGAGTATGTGACCCACAACAGGGGCGTCATCACGGAGGCCGTGTACCCAGAGGCAGTCAATATG TTCTCAATAAACGTGTTCCGCACGTTGCCGCCTACATCCAACCCCAACGGAGCCGAGTTTGACCCAGAGGAAGACGAACCAACGCTAGAGGCTGCGTGGCCACATTTACAG ATCGTTTATGAGTTCTTTCTGAGGTTCCTGGAGTCCCCCGACTTCCAACCAAACACAGCCAAGAAGTACATAGACCAGAAGTTTGTTTTACAG CTGCTGGACCTATTCGACAGTGAAGATCCTCGGGAGCGGGATTTCTTGAAAACGACGCTGCATCGCATCTACGGCAAATTCCTCGGGCTCAGGGCTTACATCAGAAAACAGATCAATAACATATTTTATAG GTTTATATATGAAACAGAACACCACAACGGCATAGCAGAACTTCTAGAGGTCTTGGGAAG TATAATCAATGGGTTTGCGCTGCCGCTGAAGGAGGAACATAAGGTGTTCTTACTGAAGGTCCTGCTGCCCCTCCACAAGGTCAAGTCTCTCAGCGTCTACCATCCCCAGCTGGCCTACTGTGTAGTCCAGTTCCTAGAGAAGGATGCTAGTCTTACAGAACCA GTAATAATGGGACTACTAAAGTTCTGGCCAAAGGTCCATAGTCCAAAAGAG GTAATGTTCCTGAATGAATTAGAGGAAATCCTAGACGTGATTGAGCCCTCTGAGTTCCAGAAGGTTATGGTCCCCCTCTTCAGACAGCTGGCAGGGTGTGTCTCCAGTCCACATTTCCAG GTAGCAGAACGGGCGTTGTATTACTGGAACAACGAGTACATAATGAGTTTGATCAGTGACAACGCTCAGGTCATACTTCCCATCATGTTCCCAGCTCTCTACAAGAACTCCAAAACGCACTGGAACAA GACAATCCATGGCCTGATCTACAATGCTTTAAAGCTGTTTATGGAGATGAACCAGAAGTTGTTTGACGACTGTACCCAACGGTACAAAGCTGAGAGACAAAA agaaaaagaaaaggttAGGGAAAGAGAAGAGGCTTGGGATAGGATAGAACACATAGCTCAGACCAACCCTATG GCTGGAGTCAGTAGGGGTAGAGATTTGAAGAAGATGCTGCCACGCCGGAAGTCGGAGCTCCCCCATGACTCCCTGACCCTGCGAGCTTTGTCCGATCACAAACGTGCCGACGATTACCTCACTACCTCCCCCGAAACCAGCTGA